In the Carassius auratus strain Wakin chromosome 50, ASM336829v1, whole genome shotgun sequence genome, one interval contains:
- the LOC113066604 gene encoding putative SCAN domain-containing protein SCAND2P, producing the protein MQSPSGTPFADIIQSLAGLHQEQHQHMLAIKEEQDKRFEALLRAQHEDRELFRSWVDREARATPSFKDQTSPLPLNKMGPQDDPEAFLDLFEKSAEARGWPPADWPLRLIPLLSGEAQVAAHQLPVQNLLAYQDLKRAILQRVGRTPEQHRQRFRTLTLEESGRPFVMAQQLRDSCRKWLMADSSDVEDVIDRVVLEQFVAKLPRKTAQWVQCHRPTSLNQAIQLAEDQMVACPGVGDPLPSASLSSSLSSPPLSLPKSVPLPRSRGGLPSKLAPRWRTNYGAESPAGPRAPPRGGTSPMGSVPQAPASPLSPRQSLDLLPAARVAVKSGPACWRCGDPGHFIDRCPVMEVGTLIRVPDAPKAALDQAGLYQIP; encoded by the exons atgcaatctccgtcaggtacgccatttgcggacatcatCCAGTCGCTCGCCGGTCTTCATCAGGAACAACATCAACACATGCTGGCGATCAAGGAGGAGCAGGACAAACGCTTCGAGGCGCTCCTCCGGGCCCAGCATGAAGACCGCGAGCTATTCCGGAGCTGGGTAGACCGGGAGGCCCGGGCCACCCCTTCGTTTAAAGACCAGACATCTCCTCTGCCGCTCAACAAGATGGGGCCTCAGGATGacccggaggccttcctggacctGTTTGAAAAATCGGCAGAGGCTCGAGGGTGGCCCCCTGCGGACTGGCCCCTGCGGCTCATTCCCCTGCTGTCCGGGGAAGCGCAGGTGGCCGCTCACCAACTGCCAGTCCAAAACCTCCTGGCCTACCAGGACCTCAAGCGTGCCATCCTCCAGCGGGTCGGTCGGACTCCGGAGCAACATCGCCAGAGGTTCAGGACTCTAACCCTGGAAGAGTCTGGCCGGCCCTTCGTGAtggcacagcagctccgggattccTGCCGCAAGTGGTTGATGGCCGACAGTAGCGACGTCGAGGACGTGATCGATCgtgtggtactggagcagttcgtgGCCAAGCTGCCAAGGAAGACAgcgcagtgggtccagtgccaccgcccgacgtcgctgaaccaggccatccagctggcggaagaccaaatggtggcgtgtccaggggtcggcgaccccttaccatctgcttctctctcttcttctctctcctcccctcccctctctctccctaaaTCTGTCCCTCTCCCCAGGTCCCGTGGGGGGCTTCCGTCGAAGCTAGCCCCGAGGTGGAGGACGAATTACGGGGCTGAGTCTCCAGCAGGTCCCAGGGCTCCTCCCAGGGGTGGGACCTCGCCCATGGGATCCGTTCCCCAGGCCCCGGCCTCTCCGCTCTCTCCTCGCCAATCGCTTGACCTACTTCCTGCCGCCAGGGTGGCGGTAAAGTCTGGGccggcctgttggcgttgcggggacccagGGCATTTTATCGATAGGTGTCCGGTGATGGAAGTGGGGACGTTGATCCGGGTCCCCGACGCGCCAAAGGCTGCCCTCGATCAGGCTGGCTTATACCAAATACCA taa